A single region of the Pleurocapsa minor HA4230-MV1 genome encodes:
- the ald gene encoding alanine dehydrogenase: MEIGVPKETKDQEFRVGLTPNSVQVLSRNHTVFVETNAGQGSGFSDREYQQAGAKIITDAAEVWSKEMVVKVKEPLSSEYKYLQPDRLLFTYLHLAADRSLTEALINSGITAISYETVELDNGILPLLTPMSIIAGRLSVQFGARYLEKQQGGRGVLLGGVPGVSPGKVVILGGGVVGTEAAKIAVGMGAKVQIIDINVERLGYLESLFGSRVELLYSKAAQIEQAVEDADLLIGAVLVVGKKAPTLVSRQLVTQMRPGSVIIDVAVDQGGCIETLRPTSHTEPTYEEAGVVHFGVPNMPGAVPWTATQALNNSTLPYVAQLANHGLSALANNQALAKGLNIKQGQIIHPAVQEVFPDLV, encoded by the coding sequence ATGGAAATAGGTGTTCCTAAAGAAACCAAAGACCAAGAATTTCGCGTGGGTTTAACCCCAAATAGTGTTCAAGTATTATCGAGAAACCATACGGTATTTGTCGAAACCAATGCAGGACAAGGTTCGGGCTTTAGCGATCGCGAATATCAGCAGGCGGGAGCTAAAATTATTACTGATGCTGCCGAAGTTTGGTCTAAAGAAATGGTGGTAAAAGTAAAAGAGCCTTTGAGCAGTGAATATAAATATCTGCAACCAGATCGACTGCTGTTTACCTATCTTCATCTAGCAGCAGATCGCTCTTTAACTGAAGCCTTAATCAATTCTGGCATAACGGCGATCTCCTATGAAACTGTAGAGCTAGATAATGGTATCTTGCCTTTGCTAACTCCCATGAGCATTATTGCAGGACGTTTATCAGTCCAGTTCGGCGCTAGATATTTAGAAAAGCAGCAAGGCGGTAGAGGAGTTTTGCTGGGAGGTGTGCCAGGAGTCAGCCCTGGTAAGGTAGTTATCTTAGGTGGTGGTGTTGTTGGTACGGAAGCAGCGAAAATTGCCGTGGGGATGGGGGCCAAAGTCCAAATTATTGATATTAATGTCGAACGTCTTGGTTACCTAGAAAGTCTATTTGGTTCACGGGTAGAGTTACTTTATAGTAAGGCTGCTCAAATAGAACAGGCGGTTGAAGATGCAGATTTACTCATTGGCGCAGTGCTGGTGGTGGGTAAAAAAGCACCTACTTTAGTATCTCGTCAGTTAGTTACTCAGATGCGTCCCGGTTCAGTCATTATCGACGTGGCTGTCGATCAGGGTGGCTGTATCGAAACCCTGCGCCCAACCTCTCATACAGAACCAACATACGAAGAAGCAGGTGTGGTTCATTTTGGCGTACCCAATATGCCTGGGGCTGTTCCTTGGACAGCTACTCAAGCTTTAAATAATAGTACTTTGCCCTATGTAGCACAGTTAGCCAATCATGGTCTATCAGCTTTAGCCAACAATCAGGCTTTAGCCAAGGGATTAAATATTAAGCAGGGACAAATTATTCATCCTGCAGTCCAAGAAGTTTTTCCCGATCTAGTTTGA
- the lipA gene encoding lipoyl synthase, with product MIAKPDWLRVKAPQLERVGTVKEILRDLSLNTVCEEASCPNIGECFSVGTATFLIMGPACTRACPYCDIDFEKKPQALDPNEPLQLAEAVHRLKLNHVVITSVNRDDLPDEGASQFVRCIESVRKISPQTTIELLIPDLCGNWNALEIILAAQPDVLNHNTETIPRLYKRVRPQGNYQRSLELLQQARKIAPWVYTKSGIMVGLSETDAEVRAVIQDLRDVDCDILTIGQYLQPSQKHLSVQDFITPEQFHAWQKFGESIGFLQVVSSPLTRSSYHAEQVRALIQLYPRQKPHISPV from the coding sequence GTGATAGCAAAACCAGACTGGTTAAGGGTCAAAGCACCGCAATTAGAAAGAGTCGGCACGGTTAAAGAAATCCTGCGGGATTTGTCTTTAAATACTGTTTGTGAAGAGGCATCATGCCCCAATATCGGAGAATGTTTTAGCGTTGGCACAGCGACTTTTCTGATTATGGGCCCTGCCTGTACTCGCGCTTGCCCCTATTGTGATATTGATTTTGAGAAGAAACCCCAGGCTCTCGATCCTAATGAGCCATTACAGCTAGCCGAAGCAGTACACCGTCTCAAGCTCAATCATGTTGTAATTACCTCAGTCAATCGGGACGATCTCCCTGATGAGGGCGCATCGCAGTTTGTGCGCTGTATTGAGTCAGTTAGGAAGATATCACCCCAAACTACCATTGAACTGTTAATTCCCGATTTATGTGGCAACTGGAATGCTTTAGAAATTATCTTGGCTGCTCAACCTGATGTTTTAAATCACAACACCGAAACTATTCCCCGACTTTATAAACGGGTACGTCCTCAAGGAAATTATCAGCGATCGCTTGAACTTTTACAACAGGCACGCAAAATAGCTCCTTGGGTATACACTAAATCTGGCATCATGGTTGGTTTGAGTGAAACTGATGCCGAAGTACGAGCAGTAATCCAAGATTTGCGAGATGTGGACTGTGATATTTTAACCATTGGACAATATCTGCAACCTTCCCAAAAACATCTAAGTGTCCAAGATTTTATTACTCCCGAACAGTTTCATGCTTGGCAAAAATTTGGAGAATCAATTGGCTTTTTGCAAGTCGTTTCTAGTCCCCTAACTCGTAGTTCTTATCATGCAGAACAGGTTAGAGCCTTAATCCAGCTTTATCCTCGCCAGAAACCTCATATTTCTCCAGTATAA
- the sigC gene encoding RNA polymerase sigma factor SigC, with product MELNLDTEIDLDKDSAHKLSEELVELDLDSADPDTIARRGSRTTTDLVRLYLQEIGRVPLLERDEEVSEAQKVQRHIHIVEERAKAAEAGNATLQEFIKLVDVHDRLVTQLSHRPSIKRWAMSVGMEIPVLKEKLAVGKQAWAEVIKCDVKELDKIQKNGIHAKEHMIKANLRLVVSVAKKYQNRGLELLDLIQEGTLGLERAVEKFDPTKGYRFSTYAYWWIRQGITRAIATQSRTIRLPVHITEKLNKIKKAQRKISQEKGRTPKIEDLAKELDMTAAQIREVLLRVPRSVSLEIKVGKEKDTELGDLLETESASPEETLMRESLQKDLHYLLSELTSREREVIQMRFGFGGEKPFSLAEIGRCLELSRERVRQIEAKALQKLRQPRRRNLIRDYLESLS from the coding sequence ATGGAGCTAAATTTAGACACGGAAATCGATCTTGACAAAGATAGCGCTCATAAATTGAGCGAAGAACTAGTTGAACTTGATTTAGATAGTGCCGATCCTGATACGATTGCTCGAAGAGGCAGTCGCACTACTACCGATTTAGTTAGACTATATCTCCAGGAAATTGGTAGAGTTCCTTTGTTAGAAAGAGACGAAGAAGTTTCTGAAGCTCAAAAAGTACAGCGCCACATTCATATCGTCGAAGAACGAGCTAAAGCTGCTGAGGCAGGCAACGCTACTTTACAAGAATTTATTAAGCTAGTTGATGTCCACGATCGCTTGGTAACTCAGCTCAGTCATCGTCCCTCAATCAAAAGATGGGCAATGTCAGTGGGAATGGAGATTCCTGTACTCAAAGAAAAATTAGCGGTGGGGAAACAAGCTTGGGCAGAAGTAATTAAGTGTGATGTCAAAGAATTAGATAAAATTCAAAAGAATGGTATTCATGCCAAGGAACATATGATTAAGGCGAATTTACGCCTGGTTGTTTCTGTAGCTAAAAAGTATCAAAATCGTGGTTTAGAATTACTCGACCTCATTCAAGAAGGAACTCTGGGTTTAGAACGAGCAGTAGAAAAGTTTGACCCCACTAAAGGCTATCGTTTTAGCACCTATGCCTACTGGTGGATTCGTCAGGGTATTACCAGAGCGATCGCTACTCAAAGCAGAACTATTCGCCTTCCTGTCCATATCACGGAAAAGCTCAACAAGATTAAAAAAGCCCAACGTAAAATTTCTCAAGAAAAGGGACGTACACCCAAAATTGAGGATCTGGCTAAAGAGTTGGACATGACAGCAGCGCAAATCCGCGAAGTCTTATTGCGTGTACCTCGCTCAGTTTCTTTGGAGATTAAAGTAGGTAAGGAAAAAGATACTGAGTTAGGTGACTTATTAGAAACCGAAAGTGCTTCTCCTGAAGAAACCCTAATGCGAGAGTCTCTACAAAAAGATTTACATTATCTTCTATCAGAATTAACTAGTCGCGAACGCGAAGTAATCCAAATGCGGTTTGGATTTGGGGGAGAAAAGCCCTTTTCTTTGGCGGAAATTGGTCGTTGTCTAGAATTATCTCGCGAACGAGTTAGACAAATCGAAGCAAAAGCATTACAAAAATTACGCCAACCACGGCGCAGAAATTTAATTAGAGATTACTTAGAGTCTCTCAGCTAA
- a CDS encoding type II toxin-antitoxin system VapC family toxin: protein MKQKLLIDTDILIDVSRGIPVAINRLQSAANNSILAISTITQMELIVGCRNKTELQNLEKFLRYYAIIKVNESISEKAVELLSLHRLSHGLLIPDGLIAATAIVTNIPLLSKNQKDYRFISELNLLSYP, encoded by the coding sequence GTGAAACAAAAGCTTTTAATTGATACAGATATCCTAATCGATGTTAGTAGAGGAATTCCAGTTGCTATTAATCGCCTTCAATCAGCAGCAAACAACTCAATTTTAGCTATTAGTACCATTACTCAAATGGAGTTAATTGTTGGCTGTCGGAACAAAACAGAATTACAAAATCTTGAAAAGTTTCTGCGATATTATGCAATTATCAAAGTTAATGAATCTATCTCCGAGAAGGCAGTTGAACTATTGAGCCTGCACCGTCTAAGTCATGGTTTACTAATTCCAGATGGATTAATTGCAGCAACTGCAATAGTAACTAATATACCTTTACTTAGCAAAAATCAAAAAGATTATCGTTTTATCTCAGAACTTAATTTACTTTCCTATCCTTGA
- a CDS encoding pentapeptide repeat-containing protein: protein MARSTLSDKSLSELIKKAREGNNLTQTAFGSFFKPSIAQPTIARWEKGDLLPNRKHFPKIASLLNITLEEFCELISKQLSEEGIIFPGMDDWVYIPNKRHLNTLNKGVKSWNRWREKNYRVIPQLSGAKPKEDYLDEIDLHHADLKGSFLQNKSLRASKLRGAILCEANLSNANLSDADLLGADLIGANLTGVNLTNANLWGANLSEAILVDAILCDANFKQADLSNADLTHADMREANFNRANFEYAILKYCFIYGISNWNINLNKAVQKQLCICPNKVESIYVDRMENAVIKSLEIDNNDVPEIVKFAGELQTAISKSKSSFKEKLNKSQNHKGVNSET, encoded by the coding sequence GTGGCTAGATCAACATTGTCAGACAAATCTCTATCAGAATTAATCAAGAAAGCAAGAGAGGGTAATAATCTCACCCAAACAGCTTTTGGTAGTTTTTTTAAACCTTCCATAGCTCAACCTACGATAGCGAGATGGGAAAAAGGAGATCTGTTGCCAAATCGAAAGCATTTTCCAAAAATAGCTTCATTGTTAAACATTACATTGGAAGAATTTTGCGAACTCATTAGCAAGCAATTAAGCGAAGAGGGCATTATTTTTCCTGGCATGGATGATTGGGTTTATATTCCAAATAAGCGTCATTTAAATACTCTTAATAAAGGTGTGAAGTCGTGGAATCGCTGGAGAGAGAAAAATTATCGAGTGATACCTCAACTATCTGGTGCAAAACCAAAAGAAGATTATTTAGACGAAATAGATCTTCACCATGCTGATTTAAAGGGTTCATTTTTACAAAACAAATCTCTAAGAGCTTCAAAGCTTAGAGGAGCTATTCTTTGTGAAGCAAATTTGAGTAATGCAAATTTAAGCGATGCCGATCTTTTAGGAGCAGACCTTATTGGCGCAAATTTAACTGGAGTTAACCTGACAAATGCAAATTTATGGGGAGCTAATTTAAGTGAGGCAATTCTTGTAGATGCTATTTTATGTGATGCTAATTTCAAACAGGCAGATTTAAGTAATGCAGATCTGACTCATGCTGATATGAGAGAAGCTAATTTTAACCGAGCAAATTTTGAATATGCAATTCTCAAATATTGTTTCATCTATGGAATATCTAATTGGAATATCAACTTAAATAAAGCAGTTCAAAAGCAACTATGCATTTGTCCAAATAAAGTGGAGTCTATATATGTAGATCGGATGGAAAATGCAGTTATTAAATCATTAGAAATAGATAATAATGATGTTCCAGAAATAGTAAAATTTGCAGGTGAATTACAGACTGCAATTAGTAAAAGTAAATCTAGCTTCAAAGAGAAATTGAATAAGTCACAAAATCATAAAGGAGTTAATAGTGAAACTTAA